The Candidatus Nanohalovita haloferacivicina genome has a window encoding:
- a CDS encoding AbrB/MazE/SpoVT family DNA-binding domain-containing protein, which translates to MKVQEKPNGQFVLTIPKRLANAKNWEDGQEVEWKLNSNGKLELEED; encoded by the coding sequence ATGAAAGTTCAGGAGAAGCCAAACGGCCAGTTTGTGCTCACTATACCGAAGCGTCTTGCCAATGCGAAGAACTGGGAAGATGGCCAGGAAGTCGAGTGGAAATTAAATAGCAATGGAAAATTAGAACTTGAAGAGGATTAG
- a CDS encoding ABC transporter permease codes for MNLSKYLEFSRVSFRESFAYRVDAFSSIFSSSIFLLLYFYVWSAIIASGHVNSSLHRIMTYFVIGQVVGNTVFVNVERYLGEKIRKGTIVNELKRPITVFSQAYFHELGNLMFNFVARALPVGFLGLIFLQISLPGIFSSLLFLLSLFLAFNLVFLFSYSASMLIFWTKVEWSIRGSRNRIQKIFAGTLFPLFLVPEKFQVFFNILPFRYMVDGPITIFTGSSITTSLQIILIQVVWIGLLLILAHFSWKKAKTKLTVQGG; via the coding sequence GTGAACTTGTCAAAGTACCTGGAGTTTTCTAGAGTATCCTTTAGAGAATCATTTGCCTACAGAGTAGATGCCTTTTCAAGCATATTCTCCTCCTCAATATTCTTGCTTCTTTACTTCTACGTTTGGTCAGCCATAATTGCTTCAGGCCACGTAAATTCAAGCCTGCACAGAATAATGACTTACTTCGTTATAGGACAGGTAGTGGGGAACACTGTATTTGTTAATGTTGAGAGATACCTGGGAGAAAAGATAAGGAAAGGCACTATAGTTAATGAGCTGAAGAGGCCTATAACTGTTTTTTCTCAGGCCTATTTCCACGAATTAGGAAATTTAATGTTTAATTTTGTGGCAAGGGCATTGCCTGTAGGGTTTTTAGGCCTGATTTTCCTCCAAATCTCTCTTCCGGGCATTTTCTCCAGTTTATTGTTTTTGTTAAGTCTTTTTCTGGCTTTTAATTTGGTTTTTCTTTTTTCCTACTCTGCATCTATGCTGATTTTCTGGACAAAGGTCGAATGGTCTATTAGAGGAAGCAGAAACCGTATTCAGAAAATCTTTGCAGGAACGCTCTTCCCTCTGTTCCTTGTTCCCGAAAAATTTCAAGTATTTTTCAATATTCTACCGTTCAGATACATGGTGGATGGCCCGATCACGATATTCACAGGGTCTTCTATAACCACGTCTTTACAGATTATTCTAATTCAGGTTGTCTGGATTGGTCTGCTCTTGATCCTTGCTCACTTTTCATGGAAAAAAGCTAAAACAAAATTAACTGTGCAGGGTGGCTAA
- a CDS encoding OB-fold nucleic acid binding domain-containing protein: protein MPENQRRAPARPKDIEEIDPQKDIRVRVVGTVISVDNDSVTIDDSTGSVEVFLEDEVMEDLEEQQRIRVLGRVLPTPDSFEIQGEIVQSFEDVDPETYDSVKKVVNTSE, encoded by the coding sequence ATGCCCGAGAACCAAAGACGAGCGCCGGCAAGGCCTAAAGATATCGAGGAGATCGACCCGCAAAAAGATATTAGAGTAAGAGTAGTTGGAACAGTAATCTCAGTTGACAACGACTCAGTTACAATCGACGACAGCACAGGCTCTGTAGAGGTATTCCTGGAAGATGAGGTCATGGAAGATCTTGAAGAACAGCAGAGAATTCGTGTGCTTGGACGAGTACTGCCAACTCCTGACAGCTTCGAAATACAGGGAGAGATAGTGCAGAGCTTCGAAGACGTCGACCCAGAAACCTACGACAGCGTTAAAAAAGTTGTTAACACTTCTGAGTAA
- a CDS encoding inorganic diphosphatase, translated as MVNKWQDYETGPNAPEEIYAVIENPTGTKNKYEYDKEKESVVLDRVLHSAVHYPGDYGFIPQAYYEDGDPMDILVLTTHATFPGCVIECRPIGILYMDDGGEQDDNIIAVPTEDPRWDGVESLDDLSDHKKEEIAEFFETYKNLEPKKHVEIEGWGGQEDAHDAINRSMELYSEKFE; from the coding sequence ATGGTAAATAAATGGCAAGACTACGAGACAGGGCCTAACGCGCCTGAAGAGATTTATGCAGTTATCGAAAACCCGACTGGAACCAAAAATAAGTACGAATACGACAAAGAGAAGGAGTCTGTAGTTCTTGACAGAGTACTGCATTCCGCAGTTCATTATCCTGGAGACTACGGTTTCATTCCGCAGGCCTACTATGAGGACGGCGATCCTATGGATATTCTGGTCCTAACCACTCACGCCACTTTCCCAGGCTGCGTAATCGAATGCAGACCTATCGGAATCCTGTACATGGATGATGGAGGCGAGCAGGACGACAACATTATCGCAGTCCCGACAGAAGATCCAAGATGGGATGGAGTAGAAAGCCTGGATGATCTATCCGATCACAAGAAGGAAGAGATCGCAGAATTCTTCGAGACCTACAAGAACCTCGAACCTAAGAAGCACGTGGAAATCGAGGGATGGGGCGGACAGGAAGACGCACACGACGCAATCAACCGCTCAATGGAACTTTACAGCGAAAAATTCGAATAA
- a CDS encoding ABC transporter permease, translating to MIYLKTQLVYFKDTILGLVNQFFSIFSSLLLIGLIFTQVDSINGWGLYELLFLTGLSRFVLHFHTIFMFSTVFLGEHYITTGRLDRYLVRPLNVLYQLYASRVNFHNLGDAVASLLIVIYSVNQIQGFSLTGLKVIYALLSLGSAVMVIAAIFLFFGTIGFWTGRTGSLFSLFWKVRKFMKYPFGIYSEAMKIFFITIMPIAFASFFQASFLLGKFQYIRLQALSIVAGPVFYILAYRFWLYGLSKYSSTGS from the coding sequence ATGATTTATTTGAAGACTCAGCTTGTCTATTTCAAAGACACTATTCTAGGTTTGGTTAACCAGTTTTTCAGTATATTTAGCTCTTTACTCTTGATAGGCTTGATATTTACACAGGTAGACTCGATAAATGGCTGGGGGCTATACGAACTCTTATTTCTAACAGGCCTTAGCAGGTTTGTACTCCATTTCCACACAATATTCATGTTTTCTACAGTATTCCTGGGAGAACACTATATAACGACCGGAAGGCTTGACAGATACCTCGTCAGGCCTTTAAACGTGCTTTACCAGCTTTATGCTAGTAGAGTAAACTTCCATAATCTGGGAGATGCAGTAGCCAGCCTTCTAATAGTGATCTACTCTGTAAACCAGATACAGGGATTCTCTCTGACAGGCTTGAAAGTTATCTATGCATTGTTATCTCTTGGTAGCGCGGTTATGGTTATAGCGGCAATATTTCTGTTCTTCGGCACAATCGGGTTCTGGACAGGTAGAACGGGGTCGCTTTTCTCTCTTTTCTGGAAAGTTAGAAAATTCATGAAGTATCCGTTTGGAATATACTCTGAAGCCATGAAAATCTTCTTCATAACGATTATGCCGATAGCTTTCGCATCTTTCTTCCAAGCCAGCTTTCTCCTTGGAAAATTCCAGTATATTAGACTACAGGCTCTCTCCATAGTTGCAGGCCCTGTCTTCTACATTTTAGCATATCGTTTCTGGCTTTACGGCCTTTCAAAATACTCGAGTACAGGAAGTTAA
- a CDS encoding ABC transporter ATP-binding protein, whose amino-acid sequence MSLIKAENLNKTFRIYQRGDGIKGYLKSFVSREFEEVHAVEDLNLEIEEGEMIGYIGANGAGKSTTVKMLTGILEPSSGLIEVDGRDPQKERKKNAKNIGVVFGQKTQLWWDLPVKESFRLLKEIYEVSDEDYEQRIDEFDEVLQLSEFWDQPVRKLSLGQKMRCELAAAFLHHPKIVYLDEPTIGLDVAVKERIRDFIKKMNREKNITVMLTTHDIGDIEDLCDRIVVLDQGKKIYDGELEALVNRFTSRRLVMDMRNGEKVNIENEGIKEINQDEGHVEIVFDREQISASDLMREVLERYDVIDFQIREPDIETVVKKVYNEGLEE is encoded by the coding sequence ATGAGTTTGATTAAAGCCGAGAATCTCAACAAGACCTTTCGTATTTACCAGCGTGGAGACGGTATTAAGGGTTATCTGAAGAGCTTTGTATCCCGTGAATTCGAAGAAGTTCATGCAGTAGAAGACTTGAATCTAGAGATAGAGGAAGGAGAGATGATCGGCTATATCGGTGCTAACGGCGCTGGGAAATCTACTACAGTCAAAATGCTGACAGGAATACTTGAACCAAGTTCAGGCCTTATAGAAGTTGACGGTCGCGACCCTCAGAAGGAGAGAAAAAAGAATGCGAAGAATATTGGAGTAGTTTTCGGCCAGAAAACACAGCTCTGGTGGGATCTGCCTGTTAAAGAATCTTTCAGACTCTTGAAAGAGATATACGAGGTCTCCGATGAGGATTATGAACAGAGAATTGATGAATTCGATGAAGTACTTCAGTTAAGCGAGTTCTGGGATCAACCGGTCAGAAAACTTAGCCTAGGCCAGAAAATGAGATGTGAACTTGCAGCAGCTTTCCTCCATCACCCGAAAATTGTCTACCTCGATGAACCTACTATAGGCCTTGACGTCGCTGTTAAGGAGAGGATCAGAGATTTCATCAAGAAAATGAATAGAGAGAAGAATATTACTGTAATGCTTACTACTCACGATATTGGTGATATAGAGGATCTCTGTGACCGTATCGTAGTTCTTGATCAGGGGAAAAAGATTTACGACGGCGAGCTTGAGGCCCTGGTAAATAGGTTTACTTCCAGAAGACTGGTCATGGATATGCGTAACGGAGAGAAAGTAAATATAGAAAATGAGGGTATTAAAGAGATTAATCAGGATGAAGGCCATGTAGAAATCGTCTTTGACAGAGAACAGATTTCTGCCAGCGATTTGATGCGTGAAGTACTCGAGAGGTATGATGTAATTGATTTCCAGATCAGAGAGCCTGACATTGAAACAGTAGTCAAAAAGGTGTACAATGAAGGTTTGGAGGAATAA
- a CDS encoding transcription factor S translates to MDFCDECGGMLVSQKQDGQTVMECRDCGHVQDVDGGDYKVTEEKEDDPMDRLNVNEEGGEESTRPTTKKECKKCGEETEQEWWMEQTRASDEPATRFYKCRECGNVYKEYD, encoded by the coding sequence ATGGACTTCTGTGATGAATGCGGAGGAATGCTTGTCTCCCAGAAACAGGACGGTCAGACAGTCATGGAGTGCCGTGACTGCGGACATGTCCAGGATGTTGATGGCGGAGACTACAAAGTAACTGAAGAAAAAGAAGACGACCCTATGGATCGCCTGAACGTGAATGAGGAAGGCGGAGAAGAGTCAACAAGACCAACCACCAAGAAAGAATGCAAGAAGTGTGGAGAAGAAACAGAGCAAGAATGGTGGATGGAACAGACAAGAGCTTCGGACGAGCCTGCAACACGATTCTACAAGTGTCGTGAATGTGGAAACGTCTACAAGGAGTACGACTAG
- a CDS encoding ABC transporter permease, translating to MKLQKYLSFTRVGLREGLQYRADTLAGIGSTLISLVLFYFVWKAIAASGELAVPFSTIIAYVALARVIDNATSANLESWIGDRIRRGTIVNELKKPVSLRGQLYFYEIGRSMFKLVVRGIPSLIAGIIFLNVGVPGPRNAFLFCVSIFLTLNLAIALSYVTSMLVFWTKIGWSLRMMRTMLAGLLSGAMIPLYLVPEGLRQFFYYTPFPSMVDGPISIYQGTADSVVNVLGIQLAWIIGLFLLAEVLWRKAKKILTVQGG from the coding sequence ATGAAATTGCAAAAATACCTTTCATTCACAAGAGTAGGCCTTAGAGAAGGCCTTCAGTACCGTGCTGATACTCTGGCAGGTATTGGCTCTACTCTTATTTCCTTGGTGCTTTTCTACTTTGTGTGGAAGGCTATTGCTGCTTCAGGGGAGCTTGCTGTTCCTTTCAGCACGATTATTGCCTATGTGGCCCTGGCGAGAGTTATCGATAATGCTACTTCTGCGAATCTGGAGTCGTGGATTGGTGACAGGATAAGGAGAGGTACTATTGTTAACGAGTTGAAGAAACCGGTTTCTCTGAGAGGCCAGCTTTACTTTTACGAGATAGGCCGCTCAATGTTCAAGCTGGTGGTCAGAGGTATTCCTTCGCTTATCGCTGGCATTATTTTCCTGAATGTGGGTGTTCCAGGCCCTAGAAACGCGTTTTTGTTCTGTGTTTCAATCTTTTTGACACTGAATCTGGCTATCGCGCTCTCATACGTGACCTCTATGCTGGTTTTCTGGACAAAAATCGGATGGAGCCTCAGAATGATGAGGACTATGCTTGCAGGCCTGCTTTCAGGAGCAATGATTCCTCTCTACCTGGTGCCGGAAGGCCTCAGACAGTTCTTCTACTACACGCCTTTTCCTTCAATGGTTGATGGCCCGATCTCCATCTATCAAGGAACAGCAGACAGCGTAGTTAATGTGCTGGGAATTCAGCTGGCCTGGATTATAGGCCTTTTCCTGCTTGCAGAGGTTCTCTGGAGAAAAGCCAAGAAAATACTAACGGTGCAGGGAGGCTAG
- a CDS encoding RpoL/Rpb11 RNA polymerase subunit family protein gives MELEAVEKGDRLIVNFQKNHTVANLVRKAIWENGEEAGYDKGHPLGEESNLVIDADNPKEVLKEGIATAQEWMEELEDQA, from the coding sequence ATGGAGCTTGAAGCAGTAGAAAAAGGAGACCGACTTATCGTAAACTTTCAGAAAAACCATACAGTCGCAAATCTTGTAAGAAAGGCAATCTGGGAGAACGGTGAAGAAGCCGGATACGATAAAGGCCACCCTCTAGGAGAAGAATCCAATCTTGTAATCGATGCAGACAATCCAAAAGAAGTTCTTAAAGAAGGAATTGCTACTGCACAGGAATGGATGGAAGAACTCGAAGATCAGGCCTAA
- a CDS encoding ABC transporter permease, whose product MKEKMKILRKYAKIYWLYFVQYWKSRLVYKKDFLLGALGQTVSVVVSVSFLTLVFTQIETLQGWTFNEMLFLSGFGGLVIFTQNMFFFNITRLGRDYIISGDMDRILLRPLNPLFQIYADDVHDNNLPKVLANALLIVYAGSKIGLNLTLLKVLYAAAAMMSGIMVAASIYLFFSSTAFWTGTSRSAVWLIFRISNFRKYPIEIFAVAIQALLVTLIPLAFASFFPVSFILGKEGFTFWKIATPLAGPVFFFVAYRFWKFGVSNYSSTGS is encoded by the coding sequence ATGAAAGAAAAAATGAAGATTTTGAGGAAGTATGCAAAGATTTACTGGCTTTACTTTGTCCAGTACTGGAAGTCCAGACTGGTATACAAGAAAGACTTTCTGCTGGGAGCTTTAGGCCAGACAGTCAGCGTTGTAGTTTCGGTATCATTCCTTACACTGGTATTCACACAGATAGAAACCTTGCAGGGCTGGACATTCAATGAAATGCTATTTTTATCTGGTTTCGGAGGCCTGGTGATATTTACCCAGAACATGTTCTTCTTCAACATTACAAGGCTTGGAAGAGACTACATTATCTCAGGAGACATGGATAGAATTCTCTTAAGGCCTTTAAACCCTCTTTTCCAGATCTACGCCGACGATGTACACGATAACAATCTTCCGAAAGTATTGGCAAATGCATTGCTGATTGTATACGCTGGCTCGAAGATAGGCCTCAATCTTACGTTGCTTAAAGTGCTTTATGCAGCTGCTGCAATGATGAGCGGCATAATGGTCGCTGCATCGATCTATCTATTCTTTTCATCGACTGCTTTCTGGACAGGAACTTCCAGGAGTGCGGTCTGGCTAATTTTCAGAATCAGTAATTTCAGAAAGTATCCTATTGAGATATTTGCAGTAGCTATACAGGCCTTGCTCGTTACTCTTATTCCACTGGCCTTTGCATCTTTCTTCCCGGTCTCCTTTATTCTTGGGAAGGAAGGATTTACTTTCTGGAAGATTGCAACGCCTCTAGCAGGCCCGGTATTTTTCTTCGTGGCCTATAGGTTCTGGAAGTTTGGGGTAAGCAATTATTCGAGTACTGGTAGCTGA
- a CDS encoding METTL5 family protein: protein MKTELKKELSKISDFENPRISLEQYRTPPALAADLLHTAYMQGDIEGQKVADLGAGTGMLSIGAALLGAEVTAVEKEDDAVRLLHENLEKMNIDIEVIQQDIEDFELDVDTVLMNPPFSHHSDIGLKFWEKALEHSNAVYGISPRGMRERIKDFAGKSSHEVLAVEEFSISLPPSYGFHTEESHETEIDLIITRRKE from the coding sequence GTGAAGACAGAACTCAAGAAAGAACTTTCAAAGATCAGCGACTTCGAGAACCCAAGAATAAGCCTCGAACAGTACCGTACACCACCGGCCCTTGCAGCTGATTTACTGCATACAGCGTACATGCAGGGCGATATTGAAGGCCAAAAAGTAGCAGATCTAGGAGCTGGTACCGGAATGCTCAGTATAGGAGCAGCACTTCTTGGAGCAGAGGTCACAGCAGTAGAGAAAGAAGACGATGCAGTCAGACTTCTGCATGAAAACCTGGAGAAAATGAATATTGATATTGAAGTAATTCAGCAGGATATTGAGGATTTTGAACTGGATGTTGACACTGTTCTGATGAACCCTCCTTTCTCACATCACTCGGACATTGGACTGAAGTTCTGGGAGAAGGCCTTAGAGCACTCTAACGCAGTCTATGGAATTTCTCCACGAGGTATGCGTGAACGTATAAAAGATTTTGCAGGAAAATCCAGTCATGAAGTGCTGGCGGTAGAGGAGTTCAGCATCTCTTTGCCGCCGAGTTATGGCTTCCATACAGAGGAAAGCCATGAAACCGAAATAGACTTGATAATCACGAGGAGAAAAGAATAA
- a CDS encoding DEAD/DEAH box helicase, translating into MPDENSELQDLSREELIEKVNDLQEDQVVFFEPQREIILSNPTDETLREISSISHMETSSGDHYKFQVREMDIWNSDLSLEEMKEKYTRLVGSYPHFVEWVERTYEKQEMFRIEHERMAHVLVSEDPERMEWARGIDKVRQNLSVDLSDTKSRIQMGAKSRAEIKKALLKKGYPVEDNSKFRESTEKIGCDLKGIDLRDYQEEYVEKAYEKRAAVLANPAGSGKTVTSIGLMAKVDAPTLVLVPQRSLVNQWKREILDKTTVTEDQIGQYHGDQKKMKDVTIATYHMAGEKTSLFQKEWGLIIFDEVHHIPSKLFRKTASLQSTRRIGLSASPVREDSKEREIFALIGQEIGADWARFFSEGYVVKPDVEINLVEWESDFYRHKYEEASGIKKAIVASKNPAKIPMLDDLLEEHTEEKTLIFCDWIDQGEEISDKFDVPFISGETDFDEREEYFEDFREGKINTIIVSRIGDEGLDLPDTEVGIIMSGQGGSRRQATQRAGRVMRPFGDAQVYMIATKGSNEEDFVKRQVELLKEKGVPVKIKE; encoded by the coding sequence ATGCCAGACGAAAATTCCGAGCTACAGGATTTATCCCGCGAAGAACTTATTGAGAAAGTAAATGACCTACAGGAAGATCAGGTTGTCTTCTTCGAGCCACAGAGAGAAATTATACTATCAAACCCTACAGATGAAACACTGAGAGAAATCTCCTCAATCTCACATATGGAGACCTCTTCTGGAGACCACTACAAGTTCCAGGTCCGAGAAATGGACATCTGGAACTCAGATCTCTCACTCGAAGAAATGAAAGAGAAATACACTCGTCTGGTAGGAAGCTACCCGCACTTCGTCGAATGGGTCGAAAGAACCTACGAGAAACAAGAAATGTTCAGAATAGAGCACGAAAGAATGGCTCACGTACTTGTCTCAGAAGATCCTGAAAGAATGGAATGGGCCCGCGGAATCGACAAGGTCCGCCAGAATCTATCAGTAGATCTTTCAGACACAAAATCCAGAATCCAGATGGGGGCAAAATCCCGTGCAGAGATCAAGAAGGCCCTGCTCAAGAAAGGATATCCGGTAGAAGACAACTCAAAATTCCGCGAATCCACAGAAAAGATAGGATGCGATCTAAAAGGAATAGATCTAAGAGATTATCAGGAAGAATACGTAGAAAAGGCCTACGAGAAGAGGGCTGCAGTACTTGCTAATCCTGCAGGCTCAGGAAAAACTGTTACTTCTATCGGCCTCATGGCGAAAGTTGATGCACCGACACTGGTGCTTGTGCCGCAGAGGTCTCTTGTAAATCAGTGGAAACGTGAGATACTAGACAAGACAACTGTTACAGAGGATCAGATAGGCCAGTATCACGGCGATCAGAAGAAGATGAAGGATGTAACTATTGCAACTTATCACATGGCTGGAGAGAAAACTTCTCTCTTCCAGAAGGAGTGGGGCCTGATTATTTTCGACGAGGTACACCACATTCCTTCCAAACTTTTCAGAAAGACTGCATCTCTACAGTCAACCAGAAGAATAGGCCTTTCTGCTTCTCCTGTTAGAGAGGATTCCAAGGAAAGGGAAATCTTCGCATTGATCGGTCAGGAGATTGGCGCCGACTGGGCCCGTTTCTTCTCGGAAGGCTACGTTGTCAAGCCGGATGTAGAAATTAATCTGGTTGAGTGGGAGTCCGATTTCTATAGGCACAAGTATGAGGAGGCCTCTGGAATCAAGAAAGCTATTGTGGCTTCGAAAAACCCTGCTAAGATCCCTATGCTTGATGATTTGCTGGAAGAGCACACTGAGGAGAAGACCTTGATTTTCTGTGACTGGATTGATCAGGGAGAGGAGATCTCCGACAAGTTTGACGTACCTTTCATTTCGGGTGAGACAGACTTTGATGAAAGAGAGGAGTACTTCGAGGACTTCAGAGAAGGCAAGATCAATACTATAATTGTCTCCAGGATCGGGGATGAAGGCCTTGATCTGCCGGATACAGAAGTTGGCATCATAATGTCTGGGCAGGGAGGATCCCGTAGACAGGCTACTCAGAGAGCTGGCAGAGTTATGAGGCCTTTCGGTGATGCTCAGGTCTACATGATCGCGACAAAAGGCTCGAATGAGGAGGACTTCGTTAAGAGACAGGTTGAACTTCTGAAAGAGAAAGGAGTGCCTGTTAAGATTAAGGAGTAA